A genomic region of Ictidomys tridecemlineatus isolate mIctTri1 chromosome 10, mIctTri1.hap1, whole genome shotgun sequence contains the following coding sequences:
- the LOC101963486 gene encoding speedy protein E4 gives MRKSFEEEGEGTLSEWTSESEGDSEDDPPGIFDSALWVESGLLPETTGIKRKRESSTESEDELEDLESGLNHPWDVESLCGLKMKLKKRRMDLVQPEHHEVFNRLLEDPVVKRFLAWDKNLRVSDKYLLSMVIAYFSRAGLFSWQYQRIHFFLALYLANDMEEDNQAPKQDIFHFLYGKSYAQRPLFHKLRYQFICSMGWNTRVSKEECEEIQAYNPELWVWGRDRTLIP, from the exons ATGAGGAAGAGTtttgaggaagaaggagaagggacACTG AGCGAGTGGACCTCAGAATCTGAGGGAGACTCGGAGGATGACCCCCCGGGGATTTTTGATTCTGCACTCTGGGTAGAATCTGGACTCCTGCCTGAGACCACTggcataaagagaaagagagagtcctCCACTGAATCTGAGGATGAGCTGGAGGATCTGGAAAGTGGGCTAAATCACCCCTGGGATGTGGAGTCACTGTGTGGCCTCAAAATGAAACTCAAAAAACGGCGCATGGACTTGGTGCAACCAGAACACCATGAGGTTTTCAACCGGCTTCTAG AGGATCCTGTTGTCAAAAGATTCCTGGCCTGGGACAAGAACCTGAGGGTGTCTGACAAG TACCTCCTGTCTATGGTCATAGCTTATTTTAGCCGGGCTGGCCTCTTCTCCTGGCAGTACCAACGAATCCACTTCTTTCTGGCCCT CTATCTGGCCAATGACATGGAGGAGGACAACCAGGCTCCTAAACAAGACATCTTTCATTTCCTCTACGGGAAGAGCTATGCCCAGCGTCCCCTGTTCCACAAACTGCGCTATCAGTTCATCTGCTCCATGGGCTGGAACACTCGGGTTTCCAAGGAGGAGTGTGAGGAG ATTCAAGCTTATAATCCTGAGCTCTGGGTGTGGGGCCGAGATCGCACTCTTATTCCCTAG